Proteins from a genomic interval of Flammeovirgaceae bacterium SG7u.111:
- a CDS encoding TonB-dependent receptor, which translates to MKKHKQVVNAAKAFLLCMLLLSFTEILAQQRTVQGKVLDVETAEELPGVNVLIKGTANGTVTDINGNFSISVNSNDDVLIFSYVGFSSMEVQVGERSTINISLEPDIQALEEIVIIGYGESNTKDLTSSITTVKAKDIVNTPTSQAMQALQGKVAGLQIVSSGSPGASPTVRIRGIGSYPGSDNEAPLYVVDGMFFDNIDFLNTNDIQSISVMKDASAAAIYGVRAANGVVLIETKTGSYNQKAEITYDGYYGTQIAQNILKMANAEQFTNMANESGSAADAELILNAMQRYGRSRVNPNVPDVNTDWYKEIIRPASIQNHSLNITGGGQNASYSIGGSYFAQEGILDMKNEYERFNLRSKIDYKANDWLTIGGNVIWSEATKYEEEQSAWSQAYFAVPILPIYDEENTDAWPTNYASAQLLGYRGGQNPFPSMDFNNSKQRIRKLLTNFYVNIDLLPEALSFKSAYNQSYTNLEIRDVALPYYITDGFQRADATLNKTTETYFNKIWDNVLTYKKDIGSHFITAMVGTSFRDESWQQLRARGLNFPYENEESWYLSQSETIVIDGVGDNGSRQYGFSYFGRISYNYNDRYLLYGTMRADGSSKYQEKWGYFPTIGAGWVLSEENFLVGNNIIDFLKLRASWGELGNDKISASDGAITTSVVTTAIDDVLVSGTTTSSTFSYLGWEVTEEWDVGLSSRILNNRLSIEADYYIRDTKNAAINVNIPAIGGTVLRNVGVIRNSGFELALNWSDELDNGLKYYAGGNLATLKNEVRDLYGQPYIDGGSAEFRQRSMVGEPLLAFYGREIAGVYQTDEEVQNDPVAVENNLEPGDFKYVDQNGDGAIDDDDRVVLGSYLPSLMYGFNFGVSFKNIDLSANFMGQSGNKILNRKRGELIWTSDGNIDADLATNRWHGEGTSNEYPSSKGLRKGWNQKMSDYFVEDGSFFRIQNINLAYNFVNKELFGAEMPAIRIYATAERPLTLFNYNGFNPEVSDGIDRQTYPIPAVYTMGLNVKF; encoded by the coding sequence ATGAAAAAACATAAACAAGTAGTAAATGCTGCTAAGGCATTTCTTTTATGTATGCTGTTGCTTAGCTTCACAGAAATACTCGCACAGCAGCGCACGGTTCAAGGCAAAGTATTAGACGTTGAAACTGCTGAAGAATTACCAGGTGTAAACGTACTCATTAAAGGCACTGCAAACGGTACAGTAACCGATATAAACGGAAACTTCAGTATCTCGGTAAACTCCAACGATGACGTTCTCATATTTAGCTATGTAGGATTTAGCTCCATGGAAGTTCAAGTAGGCGAACGCTCTACAATCAACATCTCACTAGAGCCCGATATTCAGGCCTTGGAAGAAATCGTGATCATTGGTTATGGTGAATCAAACACCAAAGATCTCACATCTTCCATCACTACCGTAAAAGCAAAAGACATTGTAAACACACCTACCAGCCAAGCCATGCAAGCTTTGCAAGGTAAGGTAGCCGGTCTCCAAATTGTGAGTAGCGGTTCGCCAGGAGCATCACCAACTGTCCGTATCCGTGGCATAGGTTCTTATCCCGGTAGTGACAACGAAGCGCCACTTTATGTGGTAGATGGAATGTTTTTTGATAATATCGACTTCCTTAACACCAACGATATTCAATCCATCTCTGTAATGAAAGATGCTTCTGCAGCCGCTATTTACGGTGTAAGGGCAGCAAATGGAGTGGTGTTGATAGAAACCAAAACAGGCTCTTACAATCAAAAAGCTGAAATCACCTACGATGGCTATTACGGCACACAGATCGCTCAAAACATATTGAAAATGGCCAACGCCGAGCAATTCACCAACATGGCCAACGAGTCTGGTTCAGCTGCCGATGCAGAATTGATCCTCAATGCCATGCAACGCTACGGCAGAAGCCGGGTAAACCCCAACGTGCCGGATGTAAATACAGATTGGTACAAAGAAATTATTCGCCCAGCGTCTATCCAAAACCACAGTCTGAACATAACGGGTGGTGGGCAAAACGCATCGTACTCCATAGGCGGAAGTTACTTTGCCCAAGAAGGCATCCTCGATATGAAAAATGAATATGAACGTTTCAACCTACGTTCCAAAATAGACTACAAGGCGAATGATTGGCTCACAATTGGAGGAAATGTCATTTGGAGTGAAGCAACTAAATATGAGGAAGAGCAATCCGCTTGGAGCCAAGCTTATTTTGCAGTACCTATCTTACCTATTTACGATGAAGAAAATACAGATGCATGGCCTACAAATTATGCCAGTGCTCAACTTTTAGGCTACAGAGGAGGGCAAAACCCCTTTCCTTCAATGGACTTCAACAATAGCAAACAGAGGATCAGGAAACTTTTGACCAACTTCTATGTAAATATTGACTTGCTTCCCGAAGCACTTTCATTCAAATCTGCCTACAACCAAAGTTATACAAACCTCGAAATAAGGGATGTTGCCTTACCTTATTACATTACCGACGGTTTCCAAAGAGCTGATGCCACGTTGAACAAAACCACTGAAACTTATTTCAATAAGATTTGGGACAACGTACTTACCTACAAAAAGGACATTGGAAGCCATTTCATCACTGCAATGGTCGGTACTTCCTTCAGGGATGAATCTTGGCAGCAACTAAGAGCCAGAGGGCTTAATTTCCCTTACGAGAATGAAGAATCATGGTATCTCTCACAATCTGAGACCATCGTGATCGACGGAGTAGGCGACAACGGCAGCAGGCAATACGGCTTCTCTTACTTTGGCAGAATCTCTTACAATTACAATGACCGATACTTGCTCTACGGAACTATGAGGGCGGATGGAAGCTCTAAATACCAAGAAAAATGGGGTTATTTCCCCACAATTGGAGCAGGTTGGGTTCTTTCCGAGGAAAACTTCTTAGTAGGCAACAACATTATCGATTTCTTGAAATTGAGAGCTAGCTGGGGAGAGCTTGGCAACGATAAGATCAGTGCCAGCGATGGCGCCATCACCACATCGGTAGTAACTACGGCGATAGATGATGTGCTGGTTTCAGGAACTACTACGTCAAGCACATTTTCTTACCTAGGTTGGGAAGTAACTGAAGAATGGGACGTTGGACTTTCTTCTAGAATCTTGAACAATAGGCTATCCATAGAGGCTGATTACTACATCCGAGATACAAAAAATGCAGCCATCAATGTAAATATCCCAGCCATAGGCGGTACAGTGCTCAGAAACGTGGGCGTCATCCGAAACTCAGGTTTTGAACTAGCGCTTAACTGGAGCGATGAGCTTGACAACGGCTTGAAATACTACGCTGGAGGTAACCTTGCCACCTTAAAAAATGAAGTGAGAGACCTTTACGGGCAGCCTTATATTGACGGTGGCTCAGCAGAGTTCCGCCAACGCTCCATGGTAGGCGAACCACTTCTTGCTTTCTATGGCCGTGAAATAGCTGGCGTTTACCAAACCGATGAAGAAGTACAAAACGACCCTGTAGCAGTAGAAAACAACCTCGAACCTGGCGATTTTAAATATGTAGACCAAAATGGCGATGGTGCAATAGATGACGATGACAGAGTGGTACTTGGATCGTATCTTCCTTCTCTCATGTATGGCTTCAACTTTGGCGTCTCTTTCAAAAATATAGACCTATCTGCCAATTTCATGGGCCAATCTGGCAACAAAATACTTAACCGTAAGCGAGGCGAGCTTATCTGGACTTCGGACGGAAACATCGATGCTGACTTGGCTACTAACCGCTGGCACGGAGAAGGCACTTCCAACGAATACCCTTCTTCGAAAGGCCTTAGAAAAGGATGGAACCAAAAAATGAGCGACTACTTTGTGGAAGATGGTTCTTTCTTTAGGATTCAGAATATAAACCTTGCTTATAACTTCGTGAACAAAGAGCTATTTGGTGCTGAAATGCCAGCCATCAGAATATACGCTACAGCCGAGCGCCCCCTTACCCTTTTCAACTATAATGGTTTTAACCCAGAAGTTTCCGATGGTATAGATAGGCAAACCTATCCAATTCCGGCAGTGTACACCATGGGGCTAAATGTTAAATTCTAA
- a CDS encoding triple tyrosine motif-containing protein — translation MQNLKLVKSFSFNFLILFSIVFATKANGNDLFNYGIPFIKHFTKKEYKAGNQNWSITQDDRGFIYVGNSNGLLQYDGLRWKKYNLPGSPIIRSVFADGDRIYSGSLGEFGYWNIDDEFNLSYTSLSDSLPENDFGEEDIWWITKFGDDIIFQTFSITFLYDGNTTTKIISGQGVIFPPFLVNDRLFIPSVEKGIFEVKNKQPVLLPNSEALINKRVNIMVPFADSSSILIGTENNGFYLYANGRINQWDTPAQQVLKDHQINRGIKIDDELYAVGTILGGVYILNSKGEIVAQINKEKGGLNNNTVLSFWLDKKNNLWVGLDNGIDLIKINSPLYYNTDLFGNIGSVYSSVIFQNQLYLGTNRGVFYKNLEKKYAPQSSFSLIPGSQGQVWELSVIDSTLFCGHNSATYIIERNTLRKISDITGGYQIQQFPFDRDYIVQGSYTGLYVYKKERGSWKYSHKINGFDKLSKIVAFERKDILWVSHHHQGLFRLELNDSLTQIEEIRSFFPKTKTYINSLDTKLVFSADSGFVYYDEVRNSFFPVDYLNNSLGNFSISAHFYKTHKNNYWVFNDGKCQRAIMDENHVVEVDGTILSDLNGYLIPGHENVYTIDSRFTLIYLDNGYAVFDKIWADNFSDWKPRIFLRKLTFSDKNGNPLSLQNPDPKIPFTFNDLSIQLSFPQFVGDVRFRYKLEGNSNQWFILENQEELVFQNLEHGQYTLRIVPTDGTQEDEVTFSFSVNPPWYRSIAARMLYVLLIVFMVTYSFVWNKRSVKKIQQKHEIEQKRLLEKEAAENEKRLIKMRNENLRKEIKLRNSRLAKSTFSLIHKNNTLITVKEELTKMKEELGTRFPSKHYNRIIRNIDLDITSENDWKMFEQSFSEVHENFLQKLEEEFTDLTPADLQLCAYLKMNLSSKEIASLLNISVRGVEIRRYRLRKKMKLDHDTNLVKFIMSYS, via the coding sequence ATGCAAAACCTCAAGCTTGTAAAAAGCTTTTCATTTAATTTTTTAATCCTGTTTTCAATTGTTTTCGCCACGAAAGCAAATGGGAACGACCTTTTCAATTATGGCATCCCGTTCATTAAGCATTTCACCAAAAAAGAATACAAGGCTGGTAACCAAAACTGGTCGATCACGCAGGATGATAGGGGCTTTATTTATGTAGGAAATTCAAATGGGTTATTGCAGTACGACGGGCTGAGATGGAAAAAATACAATCTGCCCGGATCTCCCATCATCCGCTCGGTATTTGCAGATGGGGACAGGATTTACAGCGGATCCTTAGGGGAGTTTGGCTACTGGAATATTGATGACGAATTCAATTTGTCATACACTTCCTTATCCGATAGCCTACCAGAAAATGACTTTGGTGAAGAGGATATTTGGTGGATCACCAAGTTTGGAGATGATATTATTTTCCAGACCTTTTCCATCACCTTTCTTTACGATGGCAACACCACGACAAAAATAATCTCAGGGCAAGGAGTCATCTTCCCTCCTTTCTTGGTCAATGATAGGTTGTTTATTCCCTCTGTAGAAAAGGGGATTTTTGAAGTAAAAAACAAGCAACCCGTTTTGCTGCCAAACAGCGAAGCCCTCATCAATAAGCGGGTAAATATAATGGTCCCTTTTGCCGATTCGTCGAGCATATTGATAGGCACAGAAAACAATGGGTTTTACCTCTATGCAAACGGTCGAATTAACCAATGGGACACACCCGCCCAGCAAGTTCTTAAAGACCATCAAATAAACAGAGGCATCAAGATCGATGATGAACTGTATGCAGTTGGGACTATTTTGGGAGGAGTATATATCTTAAATAGTAAAGGTGAAATAGTCGCACAGATAAACAAAGAAAAGGGAGGGCTCAACAACAACACGGTACTTAGCTTTTGGCTAGATAAAAAAAATAATTTGTGGGTTGGACTTGATAACGGTATTGATTTGATCAAAATCAACTCGCCCCTTTATTACAACACCGATCTATTTGGGAACATTGGTTCGGTGTATTCCTCTGTAATCTTCCAAAACCAGCTCTATTTGGGCACCAACAGGGGCGTCTTTTATAAAAACCTAGAGAAAAAATATGCTCCACAATCAAGCTTCTCCCTCATCCCAGGCTCACAAGGGCAAGTTTGGGAGTTATCCGTGATAGACAGCACGCTCTTTTGCGGGCACAACTCCGCAACTTATATCATAGAAAGAAATACGCTAAGAAAGATTTCAGACATTACAGGCGGATACCAAATTCAGCAATTTCCATTTGATAGAGATTACATTGTACAAGGCAGCTACACAGGCCTATATGTGTACAAAAAAGAAAGGGGAAGCTGGAAATATTCACATAAAATAAATGGCTTCGACAAACTGTCCAAAATAGTCGCGTTTGAGCGAAAAGATATTCTTTGGGTTTCGCACCATCACCAAGGGCTATTTAGGTTAGAGCTAAACGACTCGCTCACCCAAATAGAAGAGATAAGGTCTTTTTTCCCAAAAACTAAAACCTACATCAACTCGCTAGATACCAAGCTGGTTTTTAGTGCCGACTCAGGGTTTGTGTATTACGATGAGGTCCGAAACAGTTTTTTTCCCGTAGACTATTTGAATAATTCTCTTGGAAATTTCTCCATCTCTGCACATTTCTACAAAACCCATAAGAATAATTATTGGGTGTTCAATGATGGAAAATGCCAGCGGGCAATTATGGATGAAAACCACGTAGTAGAAGTAGATGGCACCATTTTGAGCGATTTAAATGGATACCTCATCCCCGGGCATGAAAATGTGTACACGATTGACTCAAGGTTCACGCTTATCTATTTGGATAATGGATACGCCGTTTTCGACAAAATTTGGGCAGATAACTTTTCCGACTGGAAGCCTCGTATTTTTTTGCGAAAGCTTACTTTCTCTGACAAAAACGGAAACCCACTTTCTTTACAAAACCCCGATCCCAAAATCCCCTTTACCTTCAATGACCTAAGCATTCAGCTCTCCTTCCCTCAGTTTGTCGGCGATGTTCGCTTCCGCTATAAGCTAGAAGGTAATAGCAACCAATGGTTTATTTTGGAAAACCAAGAAGAACTTGTATTTCAGAACTTAGAGCACGGGCAGTACACGCTGCGCATAGTCCCTACCGATGGAACTCAGGAAGATGAGGTTACATTTAGCTTTTCTGTAAACCCACCTTGGTACAGGAGCATAGCCGCTCGCATGCTCTATGTATTGCTAATTGTGTTCATGGTAACTTATAGCTTTGTATGGAATAAACGGTCGGTAAAGAAAATACAGCAAAAGCATGAAATAGAACAAAAGCGCTTGCTAGAAAAAGAAGCTGCGGAAAATGAAAAACGCCTCATTAAAATGAGGAATGAAAACCTTAGAAAAGAAATCAAACTAAGGAACAGTCGCTTGGCAAAATCTACCTTTTCCCTTATCCATAAAAACAACACCCTCATTACCGTGAAAGAGGAGCTGACAAAGATGAAGGAAGAGTTAGGGACAAGGTTCCCTTCCAAGCACTACAACCGGATCATCCGAAACATCGATTTGGACATCACCTCAGAAAACGATTGGAAAATGTTTGAACAGAGCTTTAGTGAAGTCCATGAAAACTTCTTGCAAAAACTAGAGGAAGAATTTACCGACCTCACCCCCGCAGACCTCCAACTTTGCGCCTACTTGAAGATGAACCTTTCCTCCAAAGAGATCGCCTCATTGCTCAATATTTCGGTGCGTGGAGTGGAAATCCGAAGGTACAGGCTCAGAAAAAAAATGAAGCTCGATCATGACACCAATCTTGTAAAATTTATAATGAGCTATTCTTAG
- a CDS encoding bestrophin family ion channel, producing the protein MHFQLLIGNHTFGTMLIEKKIPLNRIIQNTWKNVLVVTVYSTIITVANQYYGQDYLKFPSTIPGIMGTALSLFLGFRTNSAYDRWWEARKIWGSIVNDSRTLARQAVTFLGSADHKNAEEIKTIVYRQICWCYSLAGTLRKQPLGKYFKEFLNEEEIAGISGNTNRPNALLQKQEVHLKKLQQQGEMHMFELMKMDETLRRLCDSMGKCERIKNTVFPTQYSFFIHFFIMVFIFILPFGMVDYAKYFTIPLTGLLAFIFLMIETIEVLLQDPFEDRSNDTPMTALSRTIEINLKQQLGEMDTPPAITPKQGVLM; encoded by the coding sequence ATGCATTTTCAATTATTGATCGGAAATCATACTTTTGGGACTATGCTTATAGAAAAGAAAATCCCATTAAATCGAATTATCCAAAATACGTGGAAAAATGTGCTAGTAGTGACTGTTTATTCAACGATCATTACCGTTGCTAACCAGTACTATGGGCAAGACTACCTTAAATTCCCTTCCACTATTCCCGGGATAATGGGTACGGCGCTTTCGCTTTTCCTAGGTTTCCGAACCAACTCTGCTTATGACAGGTGGTGGGAAGCCAGAAAGATATGGGGAAGCATAGTGAACGATTCGCGTACGCTGGCTAGGCAGGCCGTCACATTTTTGGGTAGTGCCGATCACAAAAATGCAGAAGAGATAAAAACCATTGTATATAGGCAAATTTGTTGGTGTTATTCCTTGGCAGGTACATTGCGAAAGCAGCCTCTGGGCAAATATTTTAAAGAGTTTTTGAACGAAGAGGAAATTGCTGGAATAAGCGGAAATACCAACAGGCCTAATGCGCTTTTGCAAAAGCAAGAGGTTCATTTGAAAAAGCTTCAACAGCAAGGGGAAATGCATATGTTCGAGCTTATGAAAATGGACGAGACCCTTAGGAGGCTCTGCGATTCTATGGGTAAGTGCGAACGGATAAAAAACACGGTTTTTCCCACTCAGTACAGCTTTTTTATTCATTTTTTCATCATGGTATTTATTTTTATCTTGCCTTTTGGCATGGTCGATTATGCCAAGTACTTCACTATTCCGCTCACTGGCTTGCTCGCCTTTATTTTCCTGATGATAGAGACAATTGAGGTTTTGCTGCAAGACCCTTTTGAGGACCGCTCGAACGATACGCCTATGACAGCGCTGAGCCGAACCATTGAAATAAACCTCAAGCAGCAACTTGGCGAAATGGATACTCCACCAGCCATTACTCCTAAGCAAGGGGTTTTGATGTAA
- a CDS encoding tetratricopeptide repeat protein, giving the protein MAENFRRNTELPEVVSQFEQMLKENSVVFFEINTYEQLVEHYLEDGDTSKALQVCEIAEGQYPFSTEILLYKARIYSFDNQFEEAFEAINKAISLQPTDSELLHFQGNLYSMVSDYDNAIDSYERALPFSEEPAEVLYSIGYIYQSQMRYSKAIGYYKKALKQDLEHDDALFELSFCLDALGNLDECLDFFNELIEEDPYNSLAWNNLGITYGKLNRFKDAEKAFEYAVLINDDFANGHFNLGNTYMNLKQFGKAYEQFKRVLEVEGASAEIYCYLGASLEGQENLTSALRYFKLSMEEDKEYEDAWYGMGMCLSKQGKWFESIHFLKKASDLNPHQMKYFLALAEVEYNVGNTISSLEYYERAAVLDPSEPNIWLNWSFIYYEEGNTLEAVDVLLRGLDEIADNADLLYRACAYLIVEGKYVEAADYLETALLLDYDKHTQLFEFFPESQTQKAILKIIQQYKS; this is encoded by the coding sequence ATGGCGGAAAATTTCAGAAGGAATACAGAATTGCCCGAAGTTGTTTCGCAATTCGAGCAAATGCTAAAAGAAAATTCGGTTGTTTTCTTCGAGATCAATACCTACGAGCAGCTTGTGGAGCATTATCTGGAAGATGGCGATACCTCTAAGGCGCTCCAAGTCTGTGAAATAGCTGAGGGGCAATACCCCTTTTCTACAGAAATTCTTTTGTACAAAGCACGGATATATTCATTCGATAATCAGTTTGAAGAAGCATTCGAGGCTATAAATAAAGCTATTTCCCTCCAGCCAACCGATTCAGAACTCTTACATTTCCAAGGAAATCTTTATTCGATGGTGAGCGATTATGACAATGCCATAGATAGCTATGAGCGCGCATTGCCTTTTTCGGAAGAACCAGCGGAGGTTTTGTATAGCATTGGCTACATCTATCAGAGCCAAATGAGGTATTCAAAGGCCATAGGGTATTATAAAAAGGCACTTAAGCAAGATTTGGAACATGATGATGCACTTTTTGAGCTATCGTTTTGCCTCGATGCACTTGGTAACCTAGATGAATGCCTCGACTTTTTCAATGAGTTGATAGAAGAGGACCCTTACAATAGCTTGGCTTGGAATAATTTGGGTATTACCTATGGGAAGTTGAACCGCTTCAAAGATGCTGAAAAAGCATTTGAATATGCGGTACTGATAAATGATGATTTTGCCAATGGGCATTTCAACCTTGGCAATACGTATATGAACCTCAAGCAGTTTGGAAAGGCTTACGAGCAGTTTAAGCGAGTGCTAGAGGTAGAAGGGGCAAGTGCAGAGATTTATTGCTACTTAGGGGCGAGCTTAGAAGGGCAAGAAAACCTAACTTCGGCATTGAGGTACTTTAAACTTTCGATGGAGGAAGATAAAGAATACGAAGATGCTTGGTATGGAATGGGCATGTGCCTGAGCAAGCAAGGGAAATGGTTTGAGTCCATTCATTTTTTGAAAAAAGCTTCTGACCTGAACCCTCACCAAATGAAATATTTCTTGGCTTTGGCCGAGGTAGAATATAATGTAGGAAATACTATTTCAAGCTTAGAATATTACGAACGTGCTGCGGTGTTAGACCCTTCAGAACCGAATATTTGGCTTAATTGGTCCTTTATTTATTATGAAGAAGGAAATACATTAGAAGCAGTGGATGTATTGCTAAGAGGACTGGATGAAATTGCAGATAATGCAGATTTGCTTTACAGGGCTTGCGCGTATTTGATAGTGGAAGGTAAGTATGTAGAGGCTGCAGACTACCTCGAAACAGCACTTTTGCTCGATTATGACAAGCATACCCAGCTGTTCGAATTCTTTCCCGAATCCCAAACCCAAAAAGCGATTCTCAAGATTATCCAGCAATATAAAAGCTGA
- a CDS encoding phosphosulfolactate synthase — translation MNYHLNQVPEREVKPRNYGLTMAMDKGLSLREAEDMLDSSGEYIDIIKLGWATSYVYPKLQEKLDLYRSAGYPVYFGGTLFEAFVARGQFEDYIRVLEKYKMTHAEVSDGSLEMEHDDKLGYISRLSEYVTVLSEVGSKDAEKIIPPYKWIQLMKTELEAGAWKVIGEAREGGNVGLFRSSGEVRSGLVEEILTQIPGDKIIWEAPQKAQQVWFVKLLGANVNLGNIAPNELIPLETIRLGLRGDTFDHFLGKC, via the coding sequence ATGAACTATCATTTGAATCAAGTTCCTGAGCGTGAAGTAAAACCGCGTAATTACGGTCTTACCATGGCAATGGACAAAGGACTTTCCCTCAGGGAAGCCGAAGATATGTTGGATTCTTCGGGCGAGTATATTGACATTATTAAGCTCGGTTGGGCTACTTCCTATGTTTACCCCAAGCTTCAAGAGAAATTAGATTTGTACCGCTCAGCGGGCTATCCGGTTTATTTTGGGGGTACACTGTTTGAAGCTTTTGTGGCCAGAGGTCAATTTGAAGATTACATTAGGGTGCTGGAAAAGTACAAAATGACCCATGCTGAAGTATCTGATGGTTCTTTGGAAATGGAGCATGATGATAAGCTAGGATATATCAGCAGGCTTTCCGAGTATGTGACGGTACTTTCGGAAGTAGGCTCAAAAGACGCTGAAAAAATCATCCCTCCGTACAAGTGGATTCAGCTAATGAAAACCGAGCTGGAAGCGGGTGCATGGAAAGTGATAGGTGAAGCTAGAGAAGGTGGAAACGTAGGTTTGTTCCGTTCCTCAGGAGAGGTTCGTTCGGGTTTGGTAGAAGAAATTCTTACCCAAATCCCAGGTGATAAAATCATTTGGGAAGCTCCGCAAAAAGCGCAGCAAGTTTGGTTTGTAAAACTGCTTGGTGCAAATGTTAACTTAGGAAATATAGCTCCAAATGAACTAATTCCTTTGGAAACGATACGTTTGGGCTTAAGAGGCGATACGTTTGACCATTTTTTAGGTAAGTGCTGA
- a CDS encoding PLP-dependent aminotransferase family protein, translating to MIPYSTIIQLDRKIGTPVYIQLCNQLIQLIKQGKLSPATKLPGSRLMAEQLSIHRKTVVAAYDELMAQGWLESKPAKGTFVNTALPIVKSRTIAKEHFSKKAEIPKKEAGFSFHSKAHLNRPDSTAQKEGVITLDDGVPDSRIAPIEEIARTYRSIVQKSYNRKLLTYGSIYGNGELRETLASYLNETRGLAIQSENILITRGSQMGIYLAGKLLLESEGNIVVGTTNYRSANKTFIESGGVLNKVNVDDKGLITDEIAALCQQKNIKAVYVTSHHHHPTTVTLSAERRMHLLELSQQYNFAIIEDDYDYDFHYNNAPILPLASGDEQGNVVYIGALCKIVAPAIRVGYMVAPSNFVDEAARYRRIIDRQGDALLEAVMARMIKNGDVQRHSKKALKIYKDRRDLFCSLLKEKLGKYFEFEIPEGGMAVWAMLKKPYSWDELRKEAATQNLAIADYCWDREENDPVMLQGMRLGFASLNEEEIREAVNRLALTFQSLDSKI from the coding sequence ATGATTCCCTACAGCACCATTATCCAGCTAGATAGAAAAATAGGCACCCCTGTGTATATCCAATTGTGCAACCAGCTTATTCAGTTGATAAAACAGGGAAAGTTATCGCCTGCTACCAAATTGCCCGGATCGAGGCTGATGGCCGAGCAACTTAGCATCCACAGAAAAACAGTTGTTGCTGCCTACGACGAGCTTATGGCGCAAGGCTGGCTAGAGTCTAAACCGGCAAAAGGAACGTTTGTAAATACTGCTCTGCCGATCGTAAAATCACGGACAATCGCAAAAGAGCATTTTTCTAAAAAGGCAGAAATACCCAAAAAAGAAGCAGGTTTTTCTTTTCACTCAAAAGCCCATCTGAACAGACCAGATTCCACTGCCCAAAAAGAAGGGGTAATCACTTTAGACGATGGCGTACCCGATAGCCGTATTGCCCCCATTGAAGAAATTGCCCGAACCTATCGGAGTATCGTCCAGAAATCGTATAACCGAAAGCTACTGACCTACGGCTCTATTTATGGGAACGGAGAACTAAGGGAAACGCTGGCTAGCTACCTGAATGAAACCAGGGGCTTAGCTATTCAGTCAGAAAATATTTTGATTACCCGAGGAAGCCAAATGGGTATTTACCTTGCCGGAAAACTACTTTTGGAAAGCGAAGGCAACATTGTGGTGGGAACTACCAATTATCGCTCAGCCAACAAAACTTTTATTGAATCGGGTGGGGTTTTGAACAAGGTAAATGTGGACGATAAGGGATTAATAACCGATGAAATTGCAGCTCTTTGCCAGCAAAAAAACATAAAGGCGGTGTACGTGACCTCGCACCATCATCACCCCACTACAGTCACCCTTTCGGCGGAGCGGCGGATGCATTTATTGGAGCTTTCCCAGCAATACAACTTTGCCATCATTGAAGACGATTACGACTACGATTTTCATTACAATAACGCACCCATTCTTCCTTTGGCAAGCGGGGACGAACAGGGGAATGTGGTGTACATTGGAGCTTTGTGCAAAATAGTAGCACCCGCCATTCGGGTCGGTTACATGGTAGCCCCCTCCAATTTTGTAGACGAAGCGGCCCGCTACCGAAGGATCATCGACCGGCAAGGGGATGCGCTACTGGAGGCAGTGATGGCAAGAATGATAAAAAACGGAGATGTACAGCGGCACAGCAAGAAAGCATTAAAAATCTATAAGGACAGAAGAGATTTATTTTGTTCGTTGCTGAAGGAAAAGCTAGGCAAGTATTTTGAATTTGAAATTCCGGAAGGCGGTATGGCGGTTTGGGCAATGCTTAAAAAACCTTATAGCTGGGACGAACTTAGGAAAGAAGCAGCAACGCAAAACTTGGCCATTGCCGATTATTGCTGGGACAGAGAAGAAAATGACCCGGTAATGCTACAGGGAATGCGACTAGGCTTTGCCTCGCTCAACGAAGAAGAAATTCGGGAAGCGGTAAACAGGCTGGCATTGACATTCCAGTCTTTGGACAGTAAGATTTGA